The Stutzerimonas stutzeri DNA window ATGCGTATTCCTTTGTTATTAAGCCAGCACGCCGGTTTGGCGCATCGCCTGACGGAGCGGTTCCTGGTAGCTCTGGCTGAGCCAGGTCAATGGCAGACGGATGCCATTGCCCATCAGGCCCATCTCGTGCAACGCCCATTTGACCGGAATCGGATTGGCTTCCAGGAACAGCGCACGATGCAGCGGCATCAGGCGCTCGTTGATAGCGCGAGCGGTCTCGGCATCCCCGGCCATCGCCGCGGCACAGAGTTCGCTCATGGCACGCGGGGCGACGTTCGCCGTGACGGAGATGTTGCCCTTGCCGCCCATCAGCATCAGCTCGACGGCAGTGGGGTCATCGCCCGAGTAGACGAGGAAGTCCTTGCTGACGCGGTCCAGCACTTCCCGACCGCGCTTGAGGTCGCCAGTGGCTTCCTTGATACCGATGATGTTCGGCACCTTCGACAGACGCTCGACCGTATCGGGCAGCATGTCGCACACGGTGCGGCCCGGTACGTTGTAGAGGATCTGCGGGATGGCCACGGCCTCGGCGATGTGCTTGAAGTGCAGGTACAGGCCTTCCTGGGTCGGCTTGTTGTAGTACGGAGTGACCAGCAGGCAGGCGTCGGCGCCGGCGGTCTTGGCGTTCTCGGTCAGTTCGACCGCTTCGCTGGTGGAGTTGGCGCCCGTTCCGGCGATCACCGGAATGCGCCCGTTGACCTGGTCGACCACGCGGCGGATCACTTCGATATGCTCGGCCACGCTCAAGGTGGCCGACTCAC harbors:
- the dapA gene encoding 4-hydroxy-tetrahydrodipicolinate synthase is translated as MIAGSMVALVTPMDAQGGLDWDSLSKLVDFHLQEGTNAIVAVGTTGESATLSVAEHIEVIRRVVDQVNGRIPVIAGTGANSTSEAVELTENAKTAGADACLLVTPYYNKPTQEGLYLHFKHIAEAVAIPQILYNVPGRTVCDMLPDTVERLSKVPNIIGIKEATGDLKRGREVLDRVSKDFLVYSGDDPTAVELMLMGGKGNISVTANVAPRAMSELCAAAMAGDAETARAINERLMPLHRALFLEANPIPVKWALHEMGLMGNGIRLPLTWLSQSYQEPLRQAMRQTGVLA